The window GGGCACCGAGGCGTTGATTGCGGCTTGAACGTCCCTCGCAGCGCGATCGAGGCTCCGACCGATGTCGAACTGAAGGAGCACGCTGGTCAGACCGAGCGTGCTGGTCGAGGTGATCTGGTTGACGCCCGCGATTTCGCCAAGCCGCCGCTCAAGCGGTGCGGCCACGGTGCTTGCCATGATGGAAGGATCTGCGCCGGGGCGAAACGCGTAAACGAAGATGGTGGGAAAATCGACGTTCGGCACGGACGCCACCGGCAAGAACCTGTAAGCGACGATGCCAAGGAGCAGTAGCCCGATAGAAAGCAGTGTGGTGCCGACGGGGCGTCGAATGAATGGTTGTGAGATCGACGGCATCGCCTTTACGTCGCTACCTCACGGGTCAAAATTTCAGACGGCGCCGAGCCGTGCTTTTTGGTTGCTACGGTCCGGAATCGCCTGCCAGCAGTGCTTGTTCGCGCAATACCCGCAACCGGACCGGCGAACCTGTTTCGAAAGTTTCCGCCATTTGAGGTCTACTGACGATAGAAGTCGGCCTCGGCATTCCATGCCGCAACCTCGCTCCAATTGAATTCCGCTTCGTTGATCCTATCCACGTTAATGCGGGTCATAGGTTCGGTGAATTCAGTTTGTTGGAGCAATTCGATCGGGCAAGGCATGTCTAATCGGGCTTCCATTTCGCGAGCGAAACGTTGGGCAAACGCTCCTTGGCTTTCGACGTAGAAGGACGGATTAGTGCGAACAATACCGTTCTTCGACGGCAAAAACTCGCAAAATCTAGCGTACGCGACGGCAAGCAGGTCAACGTGAATATTGTCGCGTACGTAGAGCGGGGTCTTAACGGAGGGCGTCTCACCCTTGTACCATGCTTGGATCAGGTAGTTGCAAAAACGGGGTTCTTCGAAGGGGCCGAACGGATTGGGAATGACAAATTTCCCAAGACTGAAGCCCATGGTCTCGCTCAGGAAGCGGAAGTACTGCCAGGTCAGCCCCTTCGATAGCCCGTACGGCGAGAAGGCCCGCAGAGGCTCGTTGCCGGCGCCCTCATCCTGCTCGAAAATTGAGCCGGTTAGGATGACACCCGAAAGACCTTTGTCATTCAAGGT of the Bradyrhizobium sp. WSM1417 genome contains:
- a CDS encoding NAD(P)-dependent oxidoreductase, with product MRILLTGASSFTGLWFAKALAERGHSVTAPLRSSNYSGLRGQRVSKLSKVAEVVHDCSFGSARFLDVAAQGHFNLFCHHASQTNDYRSANFDALRATSENVLNLSTTLRTLNDKGLSGVILTGSIFEQDEGAGNEPLRAFSPYGLSKGLTWQYFRFLSETMGFSLGKFVIPNPFGPFEEPRFCNYLIQAWYKGETPSVKTPLYVRDNIHVDLLAVAYARFCEFLPSKNGIVRTNPSFYVESQGAFAQRFAREMEARLDMPCPIELLQQTEFTEPMTRINVDRINEAEFNWSEVAAWNAEADFYRQ